From a single Arachis hypogaea cultivar Tifrunner chromosome 3, arahy.Tifrunner.gnm2.J5K5, whole genome shotgun sequence genomic region:
- the LOC112789983 gene encoding unknown seed protein USP, with protein MEFRCAVAMLFCLAFAIGSRGRELIPDEDYWQAVWPNTPIPNTLKELLKPGAQDSEINDVPMKVDDTQYPKTFFFEHELFPGKKMNMKFSKIPFAQPYGVYTWGKVIKDLEKESFTFEDACVREAGKGEDKYCAKSLSTLIGFAVSKLGKNIQPFSSSFLDKQTDYTIEGVHNLGDKAVMCHRLNFQSTVFYCHEIHGTTAYMVPMVAADGRRTQALAVCHHDTSGMNAEVLYEMLKIKPGTETACHFLGNKAVMWVPNMAVNSVYNNANMAS; from the exons atggaGTTCCGATGTGCTGTTGCTATGCTTTTCTGT CTTGCTTTTGCAATAGGAAGCCGTGGGCGAGAATTGATACCTGACGAAGATTACTGGCAAGCAGTTTGGCCAAACACTCCAATTCCTAACACTCTCAAGGAGCTTTTAAAGCCTGGAGCCCAAG ATTCTGAAATAAATGATGTTCCGATGAAAGTGGACGACACACAGTACCCAAAAACGTTCTTCTTCGAACATGAGCTATTTCCTGGGAAAAAAATGAACATGAAGTTCAGCAAAATCCCGTTTGCTCAACCATACGGAGTATATACATGGGGCAAAGTAATTAAAGACCTCGAAAAAGAGTCCTTCACCTTTGAGGATGCTTGCGTAAGAGAAGCCGGCAAGGGCGAGGACAAGTACTGCGCAAAATCCTTATCAACTTTGATCGGTTTCGCCGTTTCCAAGTTGGGAAAGAACATTCAACCGTTTTCAAGTTCTTTCTTGGACAAGCAGACTGACTACACCATAGAGGGAGTGCACAATCTTGGAGACAAGGCTGTTATGTGTCACAGGCTCAATTTTCAAAGCACCGTCTTTTATTGTCACGAAATCCATGGAACCACCGCATACATGGTTCCGATGGTGGCAGCCGACGGCAGGAGAACTCAGGCGTTAGCGGTTTGCCACCACGACACTTCCGGCATGAATGCGGAGGTTCTTTATGAAATGCTGAAAATCAAGCCTGGAACAGAGACTGCTTGCCACTTCCTTGGAAACAAGGCAGTTATGTGGGTTCCCAACATGGCTGTCAATAGTGTCTACAATAATGCCAATATGGCAAGTTAA